In Duganella zoogloeoides, a single genomic region encodes these proteins:
- a CDS encoding nucleoside recognition domain-containing protein, with product MSLTYIWSGFFVVGLLAALLQFFFMGDTEIFKRIVDGTFTSAKSSVMDIALPLAGVMTLWLGIMNIGEKAGAVNLLAKIIAPFFSRIFPGVPSNHPANGHMVMNFSANLLGLDNAATPFGLKAMESLQTLNPKADEPTDAQIMFLVLHTSGLTLIPVAIMAQRSIMGAADPADIFIPCLIATYVATVTGIIVVSIRQRINLINRVVLGWLGGMTAAILGMIWYFTEYLTKAEIQKFSTVFSNLLLLTVIVGFILGALRKKVNVYDAFIEGAKGGIETSIKVIPYLVGMLVAISVIRNAGVFNFVVQGFTWVFTHMGVNTDFVPALPTALMKPLSGSGAKAMMIDTMQTYGPDSFVGRLACVFNGSADTTFYIVALYFGSVGIRKTRYAISCGLIADFAGVVTAIAVAYLFFH from the coding sequence ATGTCGCTCACCTATATCTGGTCTGGATTTTTCGTGGTCGGCTTGCTGGCCGCGCTGCTGCAGTTCTTCTTCATGGGCGACACCGAGATTTTCAAGCGCATTGTCGATGGCACTTTTACCTCTGCCAAGTCGAGCGTGATGGACATCGCCCTGCCGCTGGCCGGCGTGATGACCTTGTGGCTCGGCATCATGAACATCGGTGAAAAGGCCGGCGCGGTCAACCTGCTGGCGAAGATTATTGCGCCGTTCTTCTCGCGCATCTTCCCCGGCGTGCCGTCGAATCACCCGGCCAACGGCCACATGGTGATGAATTTCTCGGCCAACCTGCTGGGCCTCGATAACGCCGCCACGCCGTTCGGGCTGAAGGCGATGGAAAGCCTGCAAACCCTCAACCCCAAGGCCGACGAACCGACCGACGCCCAGATCATGTTCCTGGTGTTGCACACCTCGGGCCTGACCCTGATCCCGGTGGCGATCATGGCGCAGCGCTCGATCATGGGCGCGGCCGACCCGGCCGACATCTTTATCCCCTGCCTGATCGCCACCTACGTGGCCACCGTCACCGGCATCATCGTGGTATCGATCCGCCAGCGCATCAACCTGATCAACCGCGTGGTGCTGGGCTGGCTGGGCGGCATGACCGCCGCCATCCTCGGCATGATCTGGTACTTCACCGAGTACCTGACCAAAGCCGAAATCCAGAAGTTTTCCACCGTGTTCAGCAACCTGCTGCTGCTGACCGTGATCGTCGGCTTCATCCTCGGGGCGCTGCGCAAGAAGGTCAATGTCTATGACGCCTTTATCGAGGGCGCCAAGGGCGGCATCGAAACCTCGATCAAGGTGATCCCTTACCTGGTGGGCATGCTGGTGGCGATCAGCGTGATCCGCAACGCCGGCGTGTTCAACTTCGTGGTGCAGGGCTTTACCTGGGTGTTTACCCACATGGGCGTCAATACCGACTTCGTGCCGGCGCTGCCCACCGCGCTGATGAAGCCGCTCAGCGGCAGCGGCGCCAAGGCCATGATGATCGACACCATGCAAACCTACGGCCCTGACTCGTTCGTCGGCCGCCTCGCGTGCGTGTTCAATGGCTCGGCCGACACCACGTTCTACATCGTTGCGCTGTACTTCGGCTCGGTTGGCATCCGCAAGACGCGTTACGCGATCTCGTGCGGCCTGATCGCCGACTTTGCCGGCGTGGTCACCGCCATCGCGGTCGCCTACCTCTTCTTCCATTGA
- a CDS encoding YihY/virulence factor BrkB family protein, with translation MKFLNRRGLVYVITHPMAFLVQCLKGFRANQGLLLAGAVAYYSLLSIVPLLMLVVVALSHVIDETVLLETVGRYLGWLVPGHSGPIVEEVSHFLDHRDVVGGVLLVSMIFFSSLAFTVLENAMSVIFKHRVEVKRRRFLISAIMPYCYILSLGAGMLLVTLVAGSLQVMGEESVSLFGYEWSLQGVSGVLLYMLGFGGEVLVLTSIYLVMPVGRLSLSHALIGGVTAALLWECARHILVWYFTTLSQVNVVYGSMTTAIIVMFSLEIGATLLLFGAQVISEFERACRHKPRRTVRPLTTETTPMK, from the coding sequence ATGAAATTCCTTAATCGCAGGGGGCTGGTCTACGTGATCACGCACCCCATGGCTTTCCTGGTGCAATGCCTGAAGGGCTTTCGCGCCAATCAGGGCTTGTTGCTCGCGGGCGCTGTCGCCTATTACTCCTTGCTCTCCATCGTGCCGCTCTTGATGCTGGTGGTGGTGGCGCTGTCCCACGTGATCGACGAAACCGTGTTGCTCGAAACGGTCGGGCGCTACCTGGGCTGGCTGGTGCCCGGCCACTCCGGCCCCATCGTCGAGGAGGTGTCGCACTTCCTCGACCATCGCGACGTGGTGGGCGGCGTGCTGCTGGTCAGCATGATTTTTTTCAGTTCGCTGGCATTCACGGTGCTGGAAAACGCCATGTCGGTGATCTTCAAGCACCGGGTGGAGGTCAAGCGCCGGCGCTTTTTAATCTCGGCCATCATGCCTTACTGCTACATCCTGTCGCTGGGCGCGGGCATGTTGCTGGTGACCCTGGTAGCCGGCAGCTTGCAGGTGATGGGCGAGGAGAGCGTGTCGCTGTTCGGCTACGAATGGTCATTGCAGGGCGTTTCCGGCGTGCTGCTGTACATGCTTGGTTTTGGCGGCGAAGTGCTGGTGCTCACGTCGATCTACCTGGTAATGCCGGTGGGGCGGCTGTCGCTGTCGCACGCCTTGATCGGCGGCGTGACGGCGGCGCTGCTGTGGGAATGCGCACGCCACATCCTGGTGTGGTACTTCACCACGCTGTCGCAGGTCAACGTGGTGTATGGCTCGATGACGACTGCCATCATCGTCATGTTCAGCCTGGAAATCGGCGCCACCCTGCTGCTGTTCGGGGCCCAGGTGATTTCAGAATTCGAACGCGCCTGCCGTCATAAGCCGCGCCGGACCGTCCGTCCCCTGACCACCGAAACCACACCAATGAAATAA
- a CDS encoding flavin reductase family protein yields the protein MNQYIAPVPLEKAYRLLTHGPTVLVSSRHDGVDNVMAAAWSCALDFAPPKVTVVIDKITATRALVEGSGMFVLQVPTVAQLQLTEQLGTTSLATEPDKLQRAQAELFHIGGYDLPFVAGCSAWLACRLVPEPHNQQTYDLFIGEVVGAWSDTRAFKDGHWQFEHADPAWRSLHHVAGGHFYAIGEALAVTPEK from the coding sequence TACCGCCTGCTCACCCACGGCCCGACCGTGCTGGTGTCCAGCCGCCACGACGGCGTGGACAACGTGATGGCCGCCGCCTGGTCGTGCGCGCTCGATTTCGCGCCGCCCAAGGTCACGGTCGTGATCGACAAGATCACCGCCACCAGGGCGTTGGTCGAAGGCAGCGGCATGTTCGTGCTGCAAGTGCCCACCGTGGCGCAGCTGCAATTGACCGAGCAACTGGGCACGACCAGCCTGGCGACCGAACCGGACAAGCTGCAACGCGCGCAGGCCGAACTGTTCCACATCGGTGGTTACGACCTGCCGTTTGTGGCCGGCTGCTCGGCCTGGCTGGCATGCCGGCTGGTACCGGAGCCGCATAACCAGCAAACCTATGATTTGTTTATCGGCGAAGTCGTGGGCGCCTGGTCGGATACGCGCGCGTTCAAGGACGGCCATTGGCAATTCGAACATGCCGATCCGGCTTGGCGCAGCCTGCACCACGTGGCGGGCGGGCACTTTTATGCGATCGGCGAGGCGCTGGCCGTGACGCCAGAAAAATAA